The Eublepharis macularius isolate TG4126 chromosome 8, MPM_Emac_v1.0, whole genome shotgun sequence genome contains a region encoding:
- the ZFAND5 gene encoding AN1-type zinc finger protein 5 — translation MAQETNQTPGPMLCSTGCGFYGNPRTNGMCSVCYKEHLQRQQNSGRISPMGSSSGSNSPTSDSTSAQRAETSLNNCEGAAGSTSDKSRNVPVAALPVTQQMTEMSISREEKVTPKTETTEPVVTQPSPTVTQPSTSQNEEKTPEMPKPKKNRCFMCRKKVGLTGFDCRCGNLFCGLHRYSDKHNCPYDYKAEAAAKIRKENPVVVAEKIQRI, via the exons ATGGCTCAGGAGACCAACCAGACCCCAGGGCCCATGCTGTGTAGCACAGGATGTGGATTTTATGGGAATCCTAGAACTAATGGAATGTGTTCAGTCTGCTACAAAGAACATCTTCAGCGACAGCAAAATAGTGGACGAATCAGTCCAATGG GATCATCAAGTGGTTCCAACAGCCCTACCTCAGACTCTACATCTGCACAGAGAGCAGAGACTAGTTTAAACAACTGTGAAGGTGCTGCTGGCAGCACATCTGACAAATCAAG AAATGTGCCTGTTGCCGCCTTGCCTGTAACACAGCAAATGACAGAAATGAGCATTTCAAGAGAGGAGAAAGTAACTCCGAAAACAGAGACAACTGAGCCAG ttgTAACTCAACCCAGCCCTACAGTCACTCAACCTAGTACATCTCAGAATGAAGAAAAAACGCCTGAAATGCCCAAACCAAAGAAGAACAGATGTTTTATGTGTAGAAAGAAGGTTGGCCTTACAG GATTTGACTGCCGATGTGGAAATCTGTTTTGTGGACTTCACCGTTACTCTGACAAGCACAACTGCCCATAtgattacaaagcagaagctgcAGCAAAAATCAGGAAAGAGAACCCAGTTGTTGTGGCTGAAAAAATCCAGAGAATATAA